A genomic stretch from Strongyloides ratti genome assembly S_ratti_ED321, chromosome : 1 includes:
- a CDS encoding Defective proventriculus, which yields MFPVRVVIESVKSENCITCTTSGSPLIDTYAVISTNTPLSQLTDSILSALGYTNLINSSRGLVQISNWKPLTFESICDNPEEKIGDLIKDFANNVTLKIITKRTSVDLDVESCIKDVKQKILKYSLDKQPQILNSISNYQIKEVISQICSGSDPTLLTKEQMQNLIEWADGLQNVCPAEEERKSNDSPFRFHHLHEIPKLERWFKCDPNPSKHKLNTYLNELNNSQYRQKGHKITQSQLTNWFTTKRATQRTKQTAEVNLHNFFQGFHALAGLTNIGMNDFKSEANTSNPFSNLLLDNDRIDGGSDSPTPEDDGSEHSASNTGITDIDQAKTESTSPDITLDISNSFNTSSPKPRPSPGFQSLLNLQASGNSLNNLNPATVSNVNNNHTTTNNNSNSQNTTARSRLMFDPLSELPVLEKWFEENPHPGWLQIERYTDYLNNAPYRANYPPVSTHNVKIWFKNRRAKCKRMQTNDTNNSHSTPNILSENNITSILYS from the exons ATGTTTCCAGTTCGAGTAGTCATAGAAAGTGTAAAATCAGAGAATTGTATCACTTGTACAACTTCAGGATCTCCACTGATAGATACTTATGCAGTAATAAGTACAAATACTCCATTATCTCAATTAACAGATTCAATTTTGTCGGCTTTAGGTTATACAAATCTAATAAATTCATCAAGAG gTCTTGTACAAATTTCAAATTGGAAACCTTTAACATTTGAGTCAATTTGCGATAACCCAGAAGAAAAGATTGgtgatttaataaaagattttgcAAATAAtgtaacattaaaaattattactaaaag aacTTCTGTTGACTTGGATGTTGAAAGTTGTATTAAAGatgtaaaacaaaaaatcttaaaataCTCTTTGGATAAACAACCACAAATCTTGAATAGTATCTCTAACTACCAAATTAAG gAAGTTATTTCACAAATCTGTTCTGGTTCAGATCCCACACTTTTAACTAAAGAACAAATGCAAAATCTTATTGAGTGGGCTGATGGTTTACAAAATGTATGCCCAGCTGAAGAAGAAAGAAAATCAAATGATTCTCCTTTTCGTTTTCATCATCTTCATGAAATACCAAAATTAGAAAGATGGTTTAAATGTGATCCTAATCCAAGTaaacataaattaaatacTTATCTTAATGAACTTAATAATTCACAGTATCGTCAAAAAGGACATAAAATAACACAATCACAATTAACAAATTGGTTTACTACTAAACGTGCTACTCAAAGAACAAAACAAACAGCTGAAGTTAATTTACATAACTTTTTCCAAGGTTTTCATGCACTTGCCGGTTTAACTAATATTGGAATGAATGATTTTAAGAGTGAAGCAAATACCTCAAATCCATTTTCAAATCTTCTTTTAGATAATGATAGAATTGATGGAGGTAGTGATTCACCAACACCGGAAGATGATGGTAGCGAACATAGTGCTTCAAACACGGGTATAACAGATATTGATCAAGCTAAAACAGAAAGTACTAGTCCAGATATTACTTTAGATATCAGTAATAGTTTCAATACTTCTTCTCCAAAACCAAGACCATCACCTGGATTTCAATCATTATTGAATCTTCAAGCTAGTggaaattcattaaataatcttAATCCAG CAACAGTGAgtaatgttaataataatcataCAACAACTAACAATAACTCAAATAGCCAAAATACAACAGCTCGTTCCCGATTAATGTTTGATCCATTATCTGAGTTACCTGTTTTAGAGAAATGGTTTGAAGAAAATCCTCACCCTGGTTGGTTACAGATAGAACGTTACAcagattatttaaataatgctCCATACAGAGCAAATTATCCTCCTGTTTCAACACATAATGTCAAAATTTGGTTTAAAAATAGGAGAGCTAAATGTAAGAGAATGCAAACTAATGATACTAATAATAGTCATTCTACtccaaatattttaagtgaAAATAATATCACATCTATTCTATATtcatag